The Caproicibacterium lactatifermentans genome contains a region encoding:
- a CDS encoding bile acid:sodium symporter family protein → MKNLSNLNRFLDKCMPILTPTALVLGVLFPQVTGRFLPYVIGFFAFMTFQGSLDSDFRQLKKVFCNLLPLIVTLGMLHIWIPCLARFLGGVFFGFNPNLVAGIVLEYIVPTGIVSFMWVNIYKGNGSLTLSIILLDTLLAPIIVPASLKVLLGTSVQMDTIGMMKDMLLMVAVPAVAGITINQLSHGNANKRVKPALAPFGKAALFLVVSGNSSRVAPYIRHLTPTLVGVAVLILCISASGYLWGILAAKVLHQSKDTLVSMAYNSGMRNISAGAVLAGAYFPPAVMFPVMIGTLFQQVLAALYGTWFNKKREIG, encoded by the coding sequence GTGAAGAATCTTTCTAATTTAAATCGGTTTCTTGATAAATGTATGCCCATCCTTACCCCAACTGCGCTGGTACTGGGTGTCCTATTTCCACAAGTGACGGGCCGTTTTCTTCCGTATGTTATCGGCTTTTTTGCATTTATGACTTTTCAAGGAAGTCTAGACTCTGATTTTCGGCAGTTAAAAAAAGTGTTTTGTAATCTTCTGCCACTGATTGTTACATTGGGAATGCTTCATATTTGGATACCGTGTCTTGCCCGGTTTCTTGGTGGCGTATTCTTTGGATTTAACCCAAATCTGGTAGCCGGCATCGTTTTGGAATATATTGTGCCAACGGGTATTGTCAGTTTCATGTGGGTGAATATTTATAAGGGAAATGGTTCGCTTACACTGTCTATTATTTTATTGGACACTCTGCTGGCACCTATCATTGTACCTGCTAGCCTAAAAGTCCTGCTGGGTACTTCCGTACAGATGGATACCATAGGCATGATGAAGGATATGCTGCTGATGGTTGCTGTACCGGCAGTTGCGGGCATAACAATCAATCAGCTAAGCCATGGGAATGCAAATAAAAGAGTAAAGCCCGCCCTAGCACCATTCGGAAAAGCAGCACTGTTTCTTGTCGTTTCCGGGAACTCCAGCCGAGTAGCCCCGTACATCAGACATCTTACGCCGACTTTAGTCGGCGTTGCGGTGCTGATACTGTGTATATCCGCCTCTGGCTATTTGTGGGGCATTCTAGCGGCAAAGGTACTGCATCAGTCAAAAGATACTCTCGTTTCTATGGCATACAACAGTGGTATGCGCAATATTAGTGCCGGTGCCGTGCTCGCAGGCGCCTATTTTCCACCTGCCGTTATGTTTCCGGTTATGATTGGAACACTATTTCAGCAAGTCCTGGCTGCACTGTATGGGACTTGGTTCAATAAAAAGCGTGAGATAGGCTAA
- the pyrH gene encoding UMP kinase, which translates to MQPQYKRILLKLSGESLAGKEGHGIDFDTVMKICGPIKACSLMGVQIGIVVGGGNFWRGRSSGKMDRTRADHMGMLATAINALGVADALEQLGVQVRVQTAITMQQIAEPYIRNRAVRHLEKGRVVVFGCGTGNPFFSTDTAAALRAAEIDADVILKATMVDGVYDSDPKTNPNAKKYETLSFTEVLDKNLKVMDSTAASMCRDNHIPICVFSIEDPENIERAVCGEHIGTIVK; encoded by the coding sequence ATGCAGCCACAATATAAGCGCATTTTATTAAAGCTCAGCGGTGAATCCCTTGCTGGTAAAGAAGGACATGGCATTGATTTCGATACCGTTATGAAAATCTGCGGTCCAATAAAAGCCTGTTCACTGATGGGTGTGCAAATTGGTATCGTTGTAGGGGGCGGCAACTTTTGGCGCGGCCGTTCCAGTGGAAAAATGGACCGTACCCGCGCTGACCATATGGGAATGCTGGCCACAGCAATCAATGCGCTGGGCGTAGCGGATGCTTTGGAGCAGCTAGGTGTACAGGTCCGTGTACAGACAGCTATTACTATGCAGCAAATAGCAGAACCGTATATTCGAAATCGTGCTGTGCGTCATTTGGAAAAGGGCCGCGTTGTTGTCTTTGGCTGCGGAACCGGAAATCCGTTCTTTTCGACAGATACAGCAGCAGCCCTGCGCGCTGCCGAAATTGATGCAGATGTTATTTTAAAGGCAACTATGGTCGATGGTGTCTATGATTCTGATCCGAAGACAAACCCAAATGCCAAAAAATACGAGACACTTTCCTTTACTGAAGTGTTGGATAAAAATTTAAAGGTTATGGACAGCACAGCTGCTTCCATGTGCCGTGATAATCATATTCCCATCTGTGTTTTCAGCATTGAAGACCCTGAAAATATTGAACGGGCTGTCTGCGGTGAACATATTGGTACAATTGTAAAATAA
- the frr gene encoding ribosome recycling factor, which translates to MKQVIQQAEEKMEKTVSFLQEDYAEIRAGRANPNVLNKIRVDYYGAPTPINQLAAVAVSEARVLTVQPWDPSVCRMIEKAIQTSDIGINPQSDGKIIRLVFPALTEDRRKDLAKEISKRAEEGKVAVRSIRRDAMEKLKELKKKSEITEDDLKLAEKKMQDLTDKHCNKIGTLCEDKKKSIMEL; encoded by the coding sequence ATGAAACAAGTTATTCAACAAGCAGAAGAAAAGATGGAAAAGACGGTCAGCTTTCTACAAGAAGATTATGCAGAAATTCGTGCCGGTCGTGCAAATCCCAACGTGCTTAATAAAATTCGCGTAGACTATTATGGTGCACCAACACCAATCAATCAGCTGGCTGCCGTTGCCGTTTCGGAAGCACGGGTTCTAACCGTACAGCCGTGGGATCCGTCTGTCTGCCGAATGATTGAAAAGGCAATTCAAACTTCGGATATTGGTATCAATCCGCAGTCGGACGGAAAAATTATCCGTTTGGTTTTTCCAGCGTTGACGGAGGACCGCCGCAAGGACCTTGCAAAAGAAATTTCCAAACGTGCAGAAGAGGGAAAAGTTGCGGTACGTTCTATCCGCAGAGATGCTATGGAAAAGCTGAAGGAACTGAAGAAAAAAAGTGAAATTACAGAAGACGACCTGAAATTGGCAGAAAAAAAGATGCAGGATTTAACTGATAAGCACTGCAACAAAATTGGCACACTCTGCGAGGATAAAAAGAAGAGTATTATGGAACTGTAA
- a CDS encoding isoprenyl transferase, with the protein MKKTTQKAALSPELLPRHLGIIMDGNGRWAKKRGLPRSIGHKVGAAVFKKIARYCSNIGIPYLTVYAFSTENWTRPPEEVGALMALFKQYLQVSLRDFRDDDIKVNFIGDMTRFAPTLQRLIFETADVCKDRKGMVLNIAMNYGGRAELVRAARSMAAKAAAGTLRPEEITEDTISQELYTAGQPDPDLILRPSGEHRLSNFLLWQSAYTEFLSMNVLWPDFTTDDLDNALNEYAHRSRRFGGI; encoded by the coding sequence ATGAAAAAAACTACGCAAAAAGCTGCCTTATCGCCGGAATTATTACCCAGACATTTGGGCATTATTATGGATGGAAACGGCCGATGGGCTAAAAAGCGCGGCTTGCCGCGTTCAATAGGTCATAAAGTTGGTGCTGCCGTTTTTAAAAAGATTGCACGTTACTGCAGCAATATCGGGATTCCGTATTTAACAGTTTACGCTTTTTCAACGGAGAACTGGACTCGGCCTCCGGAAGAAGTCGGCGCTTTGATGGCTCTGTTTAAACAGTATTTACAGGTATCCCTTCGGGACTTCCGTGATGATGATATCAAGGTGAACTTTATAGGAGATATGACCCGATTTGCACCTACCCTTCAGCGACTCATTTTTGAGACAGCTGATGTCTGCAAAGACAGAAAAGGAATGGTCCTAAATATTGCCATGAATTATGGTGGACGTGCCGAGTTGGTGCGTGCTGCCCGTTCCATGGCTGCAAAGGCAGCTGCCGGGACATTACGGCCTGAAGAAATTACAGAGGACACCATTTCACAGGAACTGTATACGGCCGGTCAGCCGGACCCTGACTTAATTTTGCGACCCAGTGGTGAACATCGGCTATCCAACTTCTTGCTATGGCAGTCTGCCTACACAGAATTTCTTTCCATGAATGTACTGTGGCCTGATTTTACGACGGACGACCTGGACAATGCACTGAACGAATATGCACACCGCAGCCGCCGCTTCGGAGGTATCTAA
- a CDS encoding phosphatidate cytidylyltransferase: MKVLDSIRKRLISALAILILMAAVVLCNARFPLALNIVIAVISLMGVWEISSALQMTRQIALVVPSMILAAVLPFTVNGYVRYLSFFIYTVVLFGAMILYHAVITFREVAIIYSMAILIPTALQTLILLRDAGGRHGMFHVIVAIFAAWVADAGAYIFGSLFGKHKMCPNISPKKTVEGAAGGIISDILIMLLFGFIFQNLYWNGTVHVNYWVLAAIGLFGSLLSMLGDLSFSIIKRSCHIKDFSEIIPGHGGILDRFDSVIFVSPFVYLLLQVFPMVYH; the protein is encoded by the coding sequence ATGAAAGTACTGGATTCTATCAGGAAAAGGCTCATTTCAGCGCTTGCTATCCTCATTCTGATGGCTGCTGTTGTATTGTGCAATGCCCGCTTTCCACTGGCACTGAATATTGTCATTGCAGTTATCAGCCTTATGGGTGTATGGGAAATCTCGTCGGCCCTGCAAATGACGCGGCAAATCGCCCTTGTGGTGCCCAGTATGATTTTGGCAGCAGTCCTTCCATTTACCGTAAACGGATATGTGAGGTATCTTTCTTTTTTTATCTATACAGTTGTATTATTTGGAGCGATGATTCTTTACCATGCAGTTATCACCTTTCGTGAAGTTGCCATTATTTACAGTATGGCTATCCTCATTCCTACAGCACTGCAGACACTCATCCTTTTGCGTGATGCAGGCGGTAGGCATGGTATGTTCCATGTCATTGTTGCTATTTTTGCTGCATGGGTAGCAGATGCCGGTGCATATATTTTTGGCAGCTTGTTTGGAAAACATAAAATGTGTCCAAATATTAGTCCGAAAAAGACCGTGGAAGGTGCGGCGGGAGGTATCATTTCAGATATTCTCATCATGCTTCTTTTCGGGTTCATCTTCCAAAACCTGTACTGGAACGGCACTGTCCATGTGAATTACTGGGTGCTGGCTGCTATTGGACTGTTTGGTTCTTTGCTGTCCATGTTGGGTGATTTAAGCTTTTCTATCATTAAACGCAGTTGCCATATCAAAGATTTCAGCGAAATCATACCGGGACACGGTGGAATCTTAGACCGCTTCGACAGTGTAATTTTTGTATCTCCTTTTGTATATCTCCTTTTGCAGGTATTTCCAATGGTATATCACTGA
- a CDS encoding 1-deoxy-D-xylulose-5-phosphate reductoisomerase: MKKKISLLGSTGSIGTQTLDVVRSLGLQVCALAARSHIALLEQQVREFHPQVAAIYEEAAAHELQQRIQDTNTKVLVGMDGLCEAACMPEADTVVNAVVGIVGLQPTLAAVAADKEIALANKETLVAGGALVMDALKQHKGRLLPVDSEHSAIFQCLQGSPRKSLKKILLTASGGPFFGKKRPELETVTPEQALNHPNWNMGAKTTIDSATLMNKGLEVMEAGWLFHVPCSQIQVLIQRESIIHSMVEFADNAIIAQLGTTDMRLPIQYALTYPDRVAGPVQELDLAKVGQLTFYNPDPATFTCFAACMEAMQRGGAAPAAVNGANEEAVRLFLQKKISFLQIGDLVRAAMDNQPNVSHLTLKTILKADKDAREYVRNHI, from the coding sequence ATGAAAAAAAAGATTTCACTGCTAGGTTCTACTGGCTCTATCGGTACACAGACACTAGACGTAGTACGCAGCTTGGGGCTGCAGGTTTGTGCATTGGCCGCCCGTTCCCATATAGCCTTGTTGGAACAGCAAGTTCGTGAATTTCATCCGCAGGTAGCTGCCATCTATGAAGAGGCTGCCGCACATGAACTGCAACAGCGTATTCAAGACACAAATACAAAAGTCTTAGTCGGTATGGATGGCTTGTGTGAAGCAGCCTGCATGCCAGAGGCCGACACCGTAGTGAATGCAGTGGTTGGCATTGTTGGACTGCAGCCGACCTTGGCTGCAGTCGCGGCAGATAAAGAGATTGCTTTGGCAAACAAGGAAACCCTAGTGGCAGGCGGCGCGCTCGTAATGGACGCGCTGAAACAGCATAAAGGGCGCCTGCTTCCGGTGGACAGTGAGCACAGTGCTATTTTTCAGTGTCTGCAAGGTTCCCCCCGCAAATCACTGAAAAAGATTCTGCTTACAGCTTCCGGTGGACCATTCTTTGGAAAAAAACGGCCTGAGTTAGAGACAGTCACTCCAGAACAGGCACTAAATCACCCAAACTGGAACATGGGTGCTAAAACTACAATCGACTCTGCCACTCTGATGAATAAAGGCCTAGAAGTTATGGAGGCTGGATGGCTGTTTCATGTACCATGTTCTCAAATTCAGGTCCTTATTCAAAGAGAAAGTATCATTCACTCTATGGTTGAATTCGCGGACAATGCAATTATTGCGCAGCTGGGCACAACCGATATGCGTCTGCCTATTCAATATGCACTGACTTATCCGGACCGTGTTGCGGGACCCGTACAGGAACTGGACTTGGCGAAAGTCGGGCAACTGACTTTTTACAATCCTGACCCAGCGACGTTTACATGCTTTGCAGCCTGTATGGAAGCTATGCAGCGGGGCGGTGCCGCTCCTGCCGCCGTGAATGGTGCAAATGAAGAGGCTGTACGGCTCTTTCTGCAGAAAAAGATTTCTTTTCTGCAGATTGGTGATTTGGTGCGCGCCGCTATGGATAATCAGCCGAATGTTTCACATTTAACGTTAAAAACTATTTTAAAGGCAGATAAAGATGCACGGGAATATGTACGAAATCATATTTGA
- a CDS encoding M50 family metallopeptidase produces MTGGISIRAAEIILLIIIGVLLFCLSILIHEAGHFFTAKACKIRVDEFSIGMGPRLAHVHKGDTDYSLRALPIGGFCAMPGEDGQDENGNPCVDPHAFCNKPKWQRFLVLIMGGLMNILLGLVLMAILLGQETAFASTTISKFSSHSATQSAGLQVGDHFTSINGYKVRTDKDLMFALALANPNSVEIQVKRAGKAITLSNVKLNTATASNGKQTTQLDFYVQPIKKTPLTLLQKTFTDTVSVVRQVWASLAGLVTGRFGLNDVTGPVGLVQVISESASAGLQQSFLSAVNNIVYIIMIITVNLGIINLLPIPALDGGKILFLIIEAIRRKPLNPKYAAAIESAFFAALMIFMVIVAVSDVMRISTGHGLGG; encoded by the coding sequence TTGACAGGAGGGATTTCCATCCGAGCAGCGGAGATTATTTTACTGATTATCATTGGTGTTCTGCTTTTTTGCCTGAGTATTCTCATTCATGAGGCAGGACATTTTTTCACAGCAAAGGCCTGTAAAATCCGTGTTGATGAATTTTCCATTGGCATGGGGCCTCGTTTGGCTCATGTTCACAAAGGAGATACGGACTATTCGCTTCGGGCCCTTCCCATCGGCGGCTTTTGTGCAATGCCTGGAGAAGATGGTCAAGATGAAAACGGTAATCCTTGTGTGGACCCACATGCTTTTTGCAACAAACCAAAATGGCAGCGTTTTCTAGTACTGATTATGGGCGGCCTAATGAACATTTTACTGGGGCTTGTTCTTATGGCTATCCTTCTGGGACAGGAAACAGCATTTGCTTCAACAACAATCAGTAAATTCAGCAGTCATTCTGCCACACAAAGCGCTGGGCTGCAGGTAGGGGATCATTTTACCAGCATCAATGGCTATAAAGTGCGAACAGATAAAGATTTAATGTTTGCATTGGCATTGGCTAATCCGAACTCCGTGGAAATTCAGGTTAAACGAGCAGGGAAGGCCATTACACTGTCAAATGTAAAATTAAATACAGCAACAGCGTCGAACGGGAAACAAACTACCCAACTGGACTTTTACGTCCAGCCTATCAAGAAAACCCCGCTGACGCTGCTGCAGAAAACATTTACAGATACTGTATCGGTTGTTCGTCAGGTATGGGCTAGTCTTGCAGGCCTTGTCACCGGTCGTTTTGGACTCAACGATGTAACGGGCCCAGTCGGTCTGGTTCAGGTTATCAGCGAATCTGCCAGTGCAGGGCTGCAGCAGAGTTTTCTTTCGGCAGTGAATAATATCGTCTATATCATTATGATTATTACGGTAAACCTTGGTATTATTAATTTACTGCCCATTCCTGCTTTGGACGGAGGCAAAATCCTTTTTCTGATAATTGAAGCTATTCGCCGTAAACCTTTGAACCCTAAATATGCCGCAGCAATTGAATCTGCTTTTTTTGCAGCATTGATGATTTTTATGGTCATCGTTGCAGTCAGCGACGTTATGCGGATTTCAACTGGCCATGGCCTAGGAGGATAA
- the ispG gene encoding flavodoxin-dependent (E)-4-hydroxy-3-methylbut-2-enyl-diphosphate synthase has product MRRKSKQIMVGHVPIGGNAPVAVQSMLNVPSTDIVGSVQQSMRLEQAGCQILRAAIPNQKAVALIPAIRSAISIPLVADIHFDYRLALAAADAGADAIRINPGNIGGEDRIKAVVDKCREKHLPIRIGVNSGSLEKDLLQKYGGPTPEALVESALHHAALLEKFGFMDIAISIKSSNVNTTVRAYELCAEKCSYPLHLGVTETGTERMGIIKSAIGIGSLLQHGIGDTIRVSLTADPVREIYAGQDILHALGMGQHGPTLISCPTCGRTRIDIIKIANEVEERLRGCKKTITVAVMGCAVNGPGEAREADVGIAGGDGVGLLFKKGKIIRRVPENRLVLSLMEEIEKL; this is encoded by the coding sequence ATGAGACGTAAAAGTAAGCAGATAATGGTTGGCCATGTTCCAATTGGCGGCAATGCTCCCGTTGCGGTTCAGTCCATGCTGAATGTACCATCCACAGATATTGTCGGCAGTGTACAGCAGTCCATGCGTTTGGAACAGGCCGGATGTCAAATTTTGCGTGCAGCAATCCCCAATCAGAAAGCGGTTGCGCTGATTCCTGCTATTCGTTCTGCAATCTCTATTCCTTTGGTTGCCGATATTCATTTTGATTATCGTCTTGCATTGGCTGCAGCGGACGCCGGCGCGGACGCAATTCGCATCAATCCCGGCAATATTGGTGGCGAGGACCGTATCAAAGCTGTAGTAGATAAATGCCGTGAAAAGCATCTGCCCATTCGTATTGGTGTGAATTCCGGTTCACTGGAAAAGGACCTGCTTCAGAAATACGGCGGACCTACACCAGAGGCACTGGTTGAAAGTGCACTTCACCATGCCGCTCTATTGGAAAAGTTCGGTTTTATGGATATTGCCATCTCTATTAAATCCTCCAATGTGAACACTACTGTTCGTGCATATGAGCTCTGCGCAGAAAAATGTTCCTATCCTTTGCATTTAGGTGTCACCGAAACCGGCACCGAGCGAATGGGAATCATTAAATCAGCTATTGGAATCGGCTCTCTTCTGCAGCATGGCATTGGCGATACTATTCGTGTATCTTTAACGGCAGATCCGGTACGGGAAATATATGCAGGGCAGGATATTCTGCATGCCTTAGGTATGGGACAACATGGACCAACACTCATTTCCTGTCCGACCTGCGGCCGTACCCGCATTGATATTATTAAGATCGCAAATGAAGTGGAAGAACGTCTTCGCGGATGCAAAAAAACGATTACCGTAGCAGTCATGGGCTGTGCTGTCAATGGCCCCGGAGAAGCAAGAGAAGCGGACGTCGGCATTGCTGGTGGAGATGGAGTGGGCCTGCTCTTTAAAAAAGGAAAAATTATCCGTCGTGTGCCGGAAAATCGGCTGGTGCTGTCCTTAATGGAAGAAATAGAAAAATTATAA